The window TACTTCTTCAGGTACTTTCGCCAGGGCGTCCAGTAATGCGTCTTCCACCCTTTTCTGACACCCTCCGCGTCGCGATCCGAGACGTTGACGTGCGTCATCTCGATGCGGCCCTCTTTGCCCTTTCCGGAGAAGGCGAGGACGAGGATCGAATCGGGGTCGCCTTTCCTGAAGTTCGTCGAACGCCACGCCTGAACGATGAGCCTGCCGGGAACGGTCAGCAGAATGCGTCCCGAGATCGCCCCGCCGAAGGCCGAAAAGGTCGACCCCGGCTCGGCGGAAATGTCGACCGGCATTCCGGTGAACGCTCCGTGGGCCTTCGGGTCGAGGTACATCGAATAGAGCTTCGCCGGGGAAGCGGGAAGCGCGACGACTTGGTGAACGGTCTTTGTCATTTCCTCGCCTTTCGGTTTCGAGCGGCCTTGCGCTCGAGGAAAGCATAGAGATCGGCAGCCAAAACGGGTTATCGGATTCCTGCGCCGAGCAATTCCAGCCGACGCGGACGAGCCATCGCGCAGAAATTACCATCACCCAATAACCCAGGAAAAACCGTCCCCAAAGAAGCCGATCGCTCGCGCTTTCAAAATGATCTTGCTGCAT of the Thermoanaerobaculia bacterium genome contains:
- a CDS encoding SRPBCC domain-containing protein, with protein sequence MTKTVHQVVALPASPAKLYSMYLDPKAHGAFTGMPVDISAEPGSTFSAFGGAISGRILLTVPGRLIVQAWRSTNFRKGDPDSILVLAFSGKGKEGRIEMTHVNVSDRDAEGVRKGWKTHYWTPWRKYLKK